A window of the Podarcis raffonei isolate rPodRaf1 chromosome 4, rPodRaf1.pri, whole genome shotgun sequence genome harbors these coding sequences:
- the LIPT2 gene encoding putative lipoyltransferase 2, mitochondrial, producing MRPPPVRVLRLGRAAYLDSLAAQGRCVRRHREAPASSEAPHRLLLWEPSGPVFTVGLRGLDARRASAAEEERRLRALGAGFERVPRGGLATFHGPGQLVAYPVLDLRRFGLPVRGYVAALESVAVAACRRLGLPQAAALPPPCTGVWLRGRKVCAIGIHCGRHITSHGLALNCCTDLTWFDHIVPCGLEGKEVTSLSRELQRHVSVEEATEPFLAAFQEVFKCTLMEGSPTEN from the exons ATGCGGCCTCCCCCGGTGCGGGTGCTGCGCCTGGGCCGCGCGGCCTACCTGGACTCCCTGGCGGCGCAGGGCCGCTGCGTGAGGCGCCACCGCGAGGCCCCGGCCTCCTCTGAGGCGCCGCACCGGCTGCTGCTGTGGGAGCCGTCGGGCCCCGTCTTCACGGTGGGGCTGCGCGGCCTGGACGCCCGGCGGGCctcggcggcggaggaggagcgTCGCCTGAGGGCGCTGGGCGCCGGCTTCGAGCGCGTCCCCCGCGGCGGCCTGGCCACCTTCCACGGGCCCGGCCAGCTGGTGGCCTACCCGGTGCTGGACCTGCGGCGCTTCGGGCTGCCCGTGCGGGGCTACGTGGCCGCCCTGGAGAGCGTGGCCGTGGCCGCCTGCCGCAGGCTCGGCCTCCCGCAAGCCGCCGCCCTGCCGCCGCCCTGCACCGGCGTCTGGCTCCGCGGGAGGAAGGTCTGCGCCATCG GCATCCACTGTGGAAGGCATATCACCTCTCACGGTTTGGCTCTGAACTGCTGCACCGACTTGACGTGGTTTGACCACATTGTTCCTTGTGGGCTGGAGGGGAAGGAGGTGACGTCTCTGAGCAGAGAACTCCAGAGACACGTCTCAGTTGAAGAAGCCACCGAGCCTTTTCTGGCTGCCTTTCAAGAGGTGTTCAAGTGCACTTTGATGGAAGGATCTCCAACAGAGAATTAG